In a single window of the Trichoderma breve strain T069 chromosome 6, whole genome shotgun sequence genome:
- a CDS encoding sec7 domain-containing protein encodes MPFLRRRGNMASETDMRRLTTAFAPASDDVPELPPPQPEDEAAMPLSRPQSRESGSSLDRPTTPPVQQQSNKHRRFSVLRFRNASDSQLSLRVKQAAEKPPPVPRPPAIITTAPTMPMEANNLKKSSSRLGLASMLRRSTDIPRNDPLSNHHREPMPRKSMNEQGRPSLSVTDDHESQSPRPSTQTTVDSTGTGLNIAPRPSESSRSDVSSTDRVSHTSFSSTPKKSASSTSFFKLRRNKRPPEPLFPFAHLQQKGTPADGSSTTSLGVEATPRPASAQSASVQPAENEHGPHLNPAIALFNANGGPRSDQSSPNRSTLLRGRSSTLSSIGRDSNDEHLGPPLNTRTSTSIGRKSFGDLLGLTRLRQNSDLSRQGSFTPATPGSVASKSNSLQLPRDSIVLPERFEDESPAKYIARIEGMVSRGVVAAALSKGTDAFSTGALRSFMRTFNFFGDPMDMAIRKLLMEAELPKETQQIDRCLQAFANRYHECNPGIYSSPDQAYFIAFSLLILHTDVFNKNNKHKMQKTDYLKNTRGEGIFDEILECFYDNICYTPFIHVEDDLDINSERHGGSIKSKRKILPPPPGDPAKRAAKEPLDPYTLIIDGNLDVLRPNLKSTIPLEDQYHYLGTGQSLNLKDLQKTFFRTGVLQIVSARSRPDAFMSDKPLNNPDDAPGIVDIKITKVGLLWRKEAKKRKTRSPWQEWGAILTGAQLYFFRNTSWVKNLMHQYDSHIKAGHDGIPITFKPPLEEFKPDALMSTKGAVALLDTSYKKHKNAFIYVRQGGLDEVLLADDEDELNDWLAKLNYAAAFRTSGVKMRGVAGGTYDGHSRRAFRRLDSSDATQTVETPTGLVSIARSRIDHKMAEDIQLARREFMQEKIAEADRKIEDSKKALEEQLRNARHLQILAPVQPRTREQLLLAAARMSAQLRWARMEIWKEKCHRDILALDLEEEGEMVEAPHPSTVAAKRPESQSKAMSEKLPQSPLDPARPSSPPATRPTSAVLSQLEVQETPKVDVGSLRHGSVSSIAPSPVQPTQSKQQSLEPHEEGDATSVKSNHTHDEVDAEERQFLKQAGLLEGRVGRDPSDKSITSTAGEAGESGTPFERSKIRRSLQRTLRESAGHLSHHRSRRGREAGPAASSEDNVRDSMLARGTGSFVVHGKKASVIQLGSELQVLNNEEQILARKQQQQSYRQSTDIPASPILSEEQDDDFYSVPETPLEQSVSRDRRGSAASASTATARSFRELHRKYSAARSVSAAGRLAIPSDAESEAAVSFSDGRRSPLPPMETEEDDAGVAAPPESVVDEDEDTTLELEENEGVEHKPETPAPGQESANEKAEEAEASSTHDSESLPNPPLQAVNA; translated from the exons ATGCCTTTTCTACGCCGCCGCGGCAACATGGCCAGTGAGACCGACATGCGCCGCCTCACCACTGCCTTTGCGCCGGCCTCTGACGACGTCCCCGAACTGCCGCCGCCCCAGCccgaagacgaggctgctATGCCTCTCTCACGACCGCAGAGCCGAGAGTCTGGCTCGTCGCTCGACCGCCCGACCACTCCGCCCGTCCAGCAGCAGTCCAACAAGCACCGCCGCTTTTCCGTCCTCCGCTTTCGAAATGCCTCCGACTCGCAGCTGTCTCTCCGGGTCAAGCAGGCGGCCGAGAAGCCTCCTCCTGTCCCTCGAC CTcctgccatcatcaccaccgctCCCACCATGCCCATGGAAGCCAACAACCTGAAGAAGTCATCCTCCCGCCTAGGACTGGCCTCAATGCTGCGACGATCCACCGACATCCCTCGTAACGATCCTCTATCTAACCATCACCGCGAACCCATGCCTAGAAAGTCCATGAACGAACAAGGACGGCCTTCGCTGAGCGTCACAGACGATCACGAGTCTCAATCGCCGCGGCCCTCGACCCAGACAACTGTTGATTCCACCGGTACCGGACTCAACATCGCACCTCGACCATCCGAGTCCTCAAGATCAGATGTTAGCTCCACTGATCGAGTGTCTCACACCAGCTTCAGTTCTACTCCTAAAAAATCCGCATCATCTacatccttcttcaagctgcgCAGAAATAAGCGGCCGCCGGAGCCGCTATTTCCCTTTGCACACCTTCAGCAAAAGGGCACTCCGGCAGACGGATCCTCGACCACATCTCTGGGAGTCGAGGCGACACCACGTCCAGCTTCAGCCCAGAGTGCCAGCGTTCAACCAGCCGAGAATGAACACGGCCCTCACCTAAACCCGGCCATCGCTCTCTTCAACGCAAACGGCGGCCCTCGCTCCGACCAGTCCTCTCCAAATAGGTCTACCTTGCTGCGTGGGAGATCGTCCACGTTAAGTTCCATAGGTAGAGACTCCAACGACGAACATCTCGGCCCGCCCCTCAATACGCGGACATCCACCTCCATCGGCCGCAAGAGCTTCGGCGATCTCCTTGGCCTGACTCGCCTCCGTCAGAACTCCGACCTTAGCCGGCAGGGCTCCTTCACACCAGCCACGCCGGGATCCGTTGCCTCCAAGAGCAACTCACTCCAGCTGCCGAGGGATTCCATAGTTCTCCCAGAGCGCTTTGAGGATGAATCTCCTGCCAAGTATATTGCTCGCATAGAAGGCATGGTCAGCCGGGGTGTCGTGGCTGCCGCGCTATCCAAAGGGACTGATGCCTTTTCAACAGGCGCTTTAAGAAGCTTCATGAGAACCTTTAACTTTTTCGGAGATCCTATGGACATGGCCATCCGCAAGCTCCTAATGGAGGCTGAGCTTCCAAAAGAAACACAGCAGATAGACAGATGTCTACAGGCATTTGCTAACCGCTACCACGAGTGCAACCCTGGCATTTACTCCTCGCCCGACCAAGCATACTTTAttgccttctctctcctcatcctccataCCGACGTTTTCAATAAGAACAACAAGCACAAGATGCAAAAGACTGATTACCTCAAGAATACCCGCGGAGAGGGCAtctttgatgagattctcGAATGTTTCTATGACAACATTTGTTATACCCCCTTCATCCACGTCGAAGATGACCTTGACATTAACAGCGAGCGCcacggcggcagcatcaagtCGAAGCGGAAGatcctccctccccctcctgGCGACCCTGCCAAGCGAGCTGCGAAGGAGCCGCTTGATCCTTACACTCTCATCATTGACGGGAACCTGGACGTCCTGCGACCGAACCTGAAGTCAACTATTCCCCTGGAGGACCAGTATCATTATCTTGGCACGGGGCAATCCCTCAATCTGAAGGACCTACAAAAGACTTTCTTTAGAACCGGCGTCTTACAGATTGTCTCTGCAAGGTCTCGACCAGATGCATTCATGTCTGATAAGCCCCTGAACAATCCAGATGACGCACCCGGCATTGTTGACATCAAAATCACAAAAGTCGGTCTCTTGTGGAGgaaagaagccaaaaagaggaagacacGGTCTCCGTGGCAGGAATGGGGAGCTATCCTGACAGGCGCCCAGCTCTACTTCTTCCGCAATACTAGCTGGGTCAAGAATCTCATGCATCAGTACGACAGCCATATTAAGGCCGGCCACGATGGGATACCCATTACTTTTAAACCCCCCCTGGAAGAATTCAAGCCAGATGCTCTCATGTCTACTAAGGGTGCCGTAGCTCTGCTGGACACATCCTACAAAAAGCACAAGAACGCCTTCATCTACGTCAGGCAGGGAGGCTTGGACGAGGTTCTCTTGgccgacgatgaggatgagctCAACGACTGGTTGGCAAAACTCAACTATGCCGCTGCCTTTAGGACATCCGGCGTCAAGATGCGCGGCGTTGCTGGAGGCACCTATGACGGCCACAGCCGTCGAGCTTTCAGGAGGCTTGACAGCTCTGATGCCACGCAAACTGTCGAGACACCAACTGGCCTTGTATCGATCGCAAGGAGCCGCATCGACCACAAGATGGCTGAGGATATTCAGCTGGCGAGACGAGAGTTTATgcaggagaagattgccgaggCGGATCGCAAAATAGAGGATTCCAAAAAGGCTCTGGAAGAACAGTTGAGAAATGCCCGTCACCTTCAGATACTTGCACCTGTTCAGCCCAGGACGAGAGAGCAACTTCTCTTGGCCGCGGCTCGCATGTCCGCGCAACTTAGGTGGGCGCGAATGGAGATTTGGAAGGAGAAGTGTCATCGTGATATCCTGGCTCTAGACctagaggaggagggagagatggTTGAGG CACCGCATCCATCAACAGTTGCAGCCAAGCGCCCCGAATCTCAGTCCAAGGCAATGTCTGAGAAGCTTCCTCAGTCGCCTCTT GATCCGGCGAGaccatcatctccaccgGCGACGCGGCCAACGAGCGCAGTGCTGTCTCAGCTTGAAGTGCAAGAAACACCCAAGGTGGACGTTGGAAGTCTCAGGCATGGCTCGGTTTCAAGCATCGCCCCCTCTCCTGTGCAACCGAcgcaaagcaagcagcagtCGCTCGAGCCACACGAAGAGGGTGATGCAACTTCTGTCAAGTCGAATCACACACACGACGAAGTAGATGCTGAGGAGAGACAGTTCCTGAAACAGGCTGGCCTGTTGGAAGGAAGAGTAGGCAGGGATCCGTCGGACAAGTCCATCACGTCCacggctggagaagctggcgagTCGGGCACTCCATTCGAGAGAAGCAAGATCCGACGCAGTCTCCAACGTACCCTTCGGGAGAGTGCTGGTCATCTCTCCCATCATCGCAGCAGAAGGGGCAGGGAGGCGGGCCCGGCTGCATCGTCAGAGGACAATGTCCGCGACAGTATGCTGGCACGAGGAACGGGAAGTTTTGTTGTCCACGGAAAGAAGGCTTCTGTCATCCAACTGGGATCAGAGCTGCAAGTCCTGAACAACGAGGAGCAGATTCTCGCTcgaaagcagcagcagcagagctacCGGCAGTCAACCGACATTCCGGCTTCTCCCATCCTAAGCGAGGAGCAAGATGACGACTTTTACTCCGTGCCTGAAACTCCATTGGAGCAAAGCGTGTCGCGTGACCGGAGGGGATCCGCCGCGAGCGCCAGCACGGCCACGGCGAGAAGTTTTCGCGAGCTTCACCGGAAGTACTCGGCAGCGCGGAGCGTGTCCGCAGCCGGAAGGCTGGCTATTCCTTCAGATGCGGAAAGCGAGGCGGCGGTGAGCTTCTCTGACGGTCGAAGATCGCCTTTGCCCCCTATGGAaacagaggaagatgatgcaggcGTAGCAGCACCCCCCGAGTCGGTTGtagacgaggatgaagataCCACACTGGAActggaagagaatgaaggaGTAGAGCACAAGCCGGAAACCCCGGCACCGGGCCAAGAATCGGCCAACGAAAAAGCcgaggaggcagaggcgtCATCAACACACGACTCCGAATCGCTGCCCAACCCTCCGCTTCAGGCGGTCAATGCATGA
- a CDS encoding EF hand domain-containing protein translates to MADSLTEEQVSEFKEAFSLFDKDGDGQITTKELGTVMRSLGQNPSESELQDMINEVDADNNGSIDFPEFLTMMARKMKDTDSEEEIREAFKVFDRDNNGFISAAELRHVMTSIGEKLTDDEVDEMIREADQDGDGRIDYNEFVQLMMQK, encoded by the exons ATG GCTGATTCTCTTACCGAAGAGCAGGTCTCTGAGTTCAAGGAGGCCTTCTCCCTCTTT GACAAGGACGGTGATG GCCAGATCACCACCAAGGAGCTGGGCACCGTGATGCGCTCTCTCGGCCAGAACCCCTCCGAGTCAGAGCTGCAGGACATGATCAACGAGGTCGATGCCGACAACAACGGATCTATCGATTTCCCCG AATTCCTGACCATGATGGCACGAAAGATGAAGGACACTGATTCCGAGGAGGAGATCCGAGAGGCATTCAAG GTCTTTGACCGCGACAACAACGGCTTCATCTCAGCCGCTGAGCTGCGTCATGTCATGACATCCATCGGCGAGAAGCTCACCGACGACGAGGTCGATGAGATGATTCGCGAGGCCGATCAGGACGGTGATGGCCGAATTGATT ACAATGAGTTTGTCCAGCTTATGATGCAAAAATAA
- a CDS encoding zinc carboxypeptidase domain-containing protein: MKPTVAALVASLVLLGPAHGAGIGHSGMPSHSQSHSQSNRNDLFPFLTKLRDGAIELIFGRHPSKAAPAAPRYSHSRYANELVLRFNVTTTADEAALAEAAAQLFLDVWAFTTEFVDIRLHAKEVQPLLSLLPPSLRASQSTLIPDLAAAVYQQMPSAKSSTLAPEGISWALSEPLRSVDNLFFQDYQPLPVIVRWMRLLEAMFPSYVRFISIGKSFEGRDIPALRVGVPELADPSKPRKMIVVTGGLHAREWISTSTVNYVAWSFITSFGKEPMITKFLSHFDVVFIPVVNPDGVEYSWEVDRLWRKNRQQTNLRFCRGMDLDHAFGFGWNHAETQSDPCSESYGGDKPFQATEADVLAQWARNETEHNVKFVGLLDLHSYSQQVLFPYSYTCSTEPPNLENLEELAMGIAKAIRLSNGESYSVTSACEGAVASTDAGARHPVWPRIESGGGSAIDWFYHELGAHFSYQIKLRDTGSYGFLLPKEYIVPTGEEVFDAMKYFGDYLLGNNGIEKTIGNMEEIVNLEFDETQETFAELRRRRLRR; encoded by the coding sequence ATGAAGCCAACGGTcgcggccttggtggcctcgtTGGTCCTCCTCGGCCCAGCCCACGGCGCTGGCATTGGGCATTCGGGAATGCCCTCGCACTCTCAGAGCCACTCTCAGAGCAATCGCAACGACCTGTTTCCCTTCCTCACCAAGCTGCGCGATGGCGCTATTGAGCTCATCTTTGGCCGCCATCCCTCCAAGGCCGCCCCCGCTGCGCCCAGATACTCTCACTCGCGATACGCCAACGAGCTGGTCTTGCGATTTAACGTCACCACTACCGCCGATGAAGCCGCCCTCGCCGAAGCTGCCGCCCAGCTTTTCCTCGATGTGTGGGCTTTTACCACTGAGTTTGTCGATATCCGGCTCCATGCCAAGGAAGTGCAGCCGCTGCTCAGTCTTCTGCCTCCGTCCCTCCGGGCATCGCAATCAACCCTGATACCGGAtctggctgctgcagtgTACCAGCAAATGCCATCAGCTAAGAGCAGCACCTTAGCTCCAGAGGGAATTAGTTGGGCGCTGTCGGAGCCACTGCGATCTGTTGataatctcttcttccaggaCTACCAGCCATTGCCCGTCATCGTCCGCTGGATGCGCCTGCTGGAAGCCATGTTTCCATCATATGTCAGGTTTATATCGATCGGAAAATCGTTTGAAGGGCGAGACATTCCTGCCCTCCGCGTCGGTGTCCCAGAGCTTGCCGACCCCAGCAAGCCGCGAAAGATGATTGTCGTTACCGGTGGTCTCCACGCTCGAGAGTGGATTTCAACGAGCACTGTCAACTACGTGGCTTGGTCATTCATCACATCGTTTGGCAAAGAGCCAATGATTACCAAGTTTCTAAGTCACTTTGACGTGGTTTTCATTCCGGTAGTCAACCCCGACGGAGTTGAGTACAGCTGGGAGGTCGACCGTCTATGGCGCAAGAACCGACAGCAGACAAATCTGCGCTTCTGTCGCGGCATGGACCTGGACCATGCTTTTGGCTTCGGTTGGAACCATGCAGAGACCCAAAGCGACCCGTGCTCGGAGAGCTACGGCGGAGATAAACCTTTCCAGGCCACCGAAGCCGACGTGCTTGCCCAGTGGGCCAGAAACGAGACGGAGCACAATGTCAAATTCGTCGGACTGCTGGACCTCCACTCGTATTCGCAGCAAGTTCTCTTCCCATACTCATATACTTGCTCCACCGAGCCTCCCAATCTCGAAAatctggaggagctggccatGGGGATTGCCAAGGCGATTCGCTTGTCTAACGGAGAGTCGTACTCGGTCACCTCTGCCTGCGAGGGTGCCGTTGCTTCCACGGACGCTGGCGCCCGTCACCCAGTCTGGCCTCGCATCGAATCAGGCGGCGGGTCCGCTATCGATTGGTTCTACCACGAGCTGGGCGCGCACTTTAGCTACCAGATCAAGCTTCGAGACACGGGGAGCTatggcttcctcctccccaagGAGTACATTGTTCCGACGGGAGAGGAAGTGTTTGACGCCATGAAGTACTTTGGGGACTATCTCCTGGGGAACAACGGCATTGAGAAGACGATTGGGAacatggaggagattgtgaATCTGGAATTCGACGAAACCCAAGAAACATTTGCAGAGCTTCGGCGACGCAGATTGCGAAGATAG
- a CDS encoding MAPEG family domain-containing protein: MAITLTLPDAYGFVLAAATSTFFVNILHMARTGKFRKESKIAYPNCYATHEQAEKDPAAYKFNCAQRAHANFIENQPSALGALFIAGLQFPVAAAILGASWSFGRTLYLYGYTSGSGPKGRTFGAYFAGAADFALKFMAAYTSIIFILDN; this comes from the exons ATGGCCATCACTCTGACCCTCCCCGACGCATACGG CTTCGTCCTGGCCGCCGCCACGTCCACCTTCTTCGTCAACATCCTGCACATGGCCCGCACAGGCAAGTTCCGCAAGGAGAGCAAAATCGCCTACCCCAACTGCTACGCCACCCACGAGCAGGCCGAAAAGGATCCTGCTGCGTACAAGTTTAACTGCG CTCAACGTGCCCACGCCAACTTCATCGAGAACCAGCCCTCAGCCCTCGGcgccctcttcatcgccggCCTCCAATTccccgtcgccgccgccatcctCGGCGCGAGCTGGTCTTTCGGTCGTACCCTCTACCTCTACGGCTACACTAGCGGCTCTGGACCCAAGGGCCGAACCTT TGGTGCTTATTTCGCGGGAGCGGCAGACTTTGCTCTCAAGTTCATGGCCGCTTATACCTCCATCATCTTTATCTTGGACAACTAA
- a CDS encoding putative TPR-like repeat domain-containing protein: MSQDPRNALSALLRAADIQDHEQILNAANAAIKADKSDYAAQHTKVVALLKLDRFDDALRVISGGGIKLQATCILEQAYALYKTGKLEEASKLIETAGLEKRSLRHVAAQVAYRAEKSHEAEAIYRNLLDTDAAGEESDLRINITASVAQSQWQGLSSSSPESASDSLESFELCYNMRAGILCDNSDELTEEEKKTELRSIRAQQAYLFAKIGKLSSALEVYEMLGPATANDGRDFAVITQNNHFALEETGNPFVRQRKAESLMASAAQSDLFNYQANILKRNNLVIDLGAYKTKGVAGRTEKILRQTTLPSANSQINAAAIINAAAHTQGLDSKEALRKLLAVAAKRPNDVGLTLTIVQLQLQQEQAGAALTTLTTFLSRLESSGEKRDASAKAEIVKAAQYWQNRPSQSVGSLLLEAGIELMRSSKSDDLLLAGSSFDKLFREQQGSDVASAGLVAAYAASDASKVREHADRLPPVHDLISGIDVDELFAAGVAATPGSTVSKKRSATADEGNAERATKRRRRKLPKNLVEGKAPDPERWLPLRDRSSYRPKGKKGKKRAGEATQGGIVKEEETLGLVGGGGVKVEKAAAPSSNNKKKKKGKK; encoded by the exons ATGTCTCAAGATCCTCGCAACGCCCTCAGCGCCCTTCTCAGGGCCGCTGATATCCAAGACCACGAACAGATTCTCAACGCCGCCAATGCCGCAATAAAGGCCGACAAGAGCGACTATGCCGCCCAGCACACCAAAGTCGTCGCCCTCCTAAAGCTCGATCGCTTCGACGATGCCCTGCGTGTCATCAGCGGCGGTGGAATCAAGCTCCAGGCCACATGCATTCTCGAGCAGGCCTATGCGCTCTACAAGACCggcaagctggaggaggcgtcTAAACTGATCGAGACCGCTGGTCTGGAGAAACGCAGTCTTCGTCATGTCGCCGCTCAGGTCGCCTACCGGGCCGAGAAGTCTCAcgaagccgaagccatcTATCGGAACTTGCTTGATACAGACGCTGCCGGCGAGGAGAGCGACCTCAGGATCAACATCACTGCTTCCGTTGCTCAGTCTCAATGGCAGGGGCTTTCGTCCTCTAGCCCCGAGTCCGCCTCCGACTCTTTAGAATCTTTTGAGCTGTGCTACAATATG CGCGCTGGTATCCTGTGTGACAACTCGGACGAACTcactgaagaagagaagaagacggagcTACGGTCCATCCGTGCTCAGCAGGCATATCTGTTTGCCAAAATCGgaaagctcagctcagctttGGAAGTGTATGAGATGCTGGGCCCTGCGAC TGCCAATGATGGCCGTGACTTTGCCGTCATTACGCAAAACAACCACTTTGCCTTGGAGGAAACCGGCAACCCATTCGTACGCCAGCGCAAGGCAGAGTCTTTAATGGCATCAGCAGCCCAGAGCGATCTCTTCAACTATCAGGCCAACATTCTCAAGCGCAACAACCTCGTCATTGATCTCGGGGCCTACAAGACCAAGGGTGTCGCGGGCAGAACAGAAAAGATCCTGAGGCAGACAACGCTTCCTTCGGCAAACTCGCAGATCAATGCAGCAGCCATTATCAACGCCGCTGCCCACACGCAAGGCTTAGACAGCAAGGAGGCGCTCCGCAAGTTACTGGCCGTGGCGGCTAAGCGTCCCAATGACGTTGGCCTTACCTTGACCAttgtccagctgcagcttcagcaggaACAAGCCGGTGCCGCTCTGACAACTCTCACAACTTTCCTCTCCCGCTTAGAATCTTCCGGGGAG AAGCGAGATGCCTCAGCCAAGGCAGAGATTGTAAAGGCTGCCCAGTACTGGCAGAACCGCCCATCCCAGTCGGTAGGatcgcttcttctcgaggccGGAATCGAGCTCATGCGGTCATCCAAGTCAGACGACCTGTTGCTGGCGGGCTCGTCGTTCGACAAGCTATTCCGGGAACAGCAGGGCTCTGATGTGGCATCCGCCGGACTAGTTGCCGCCTATGCAGCGTCAGACGCGTCCAAAGTCAGAGAGCATGCCGACCGGCTGCCGCCTGTCCACGACTTGATTAGTGGCATCGACGTGGACGAGCTCTTCGCTGCCGGTGTGGCCGCCACCCCCGGCAGCACCGTCTCCAAGAAGCGGTCAGCCACAGCAGACGAAGGCAACGCCGAAAGGGCAACCAAGCGACGAAGGAGAAAGCTACCAAAGAACCTCGTCGAGGGCAAGGCGCCCGATCCCGAGAGGTGGCTGCCCCTGCGCGACAGGTCGTCGTACCGccccaagggcaagaagggcaagaagagagCCGGCGAGGCCACCCAGGGAGGCAtcgtcaaggaggaggagacgcTGGGGCTCGTGGGCGGCGGAGGAGTCAAGGTGGAAAAGGCCGCGGCTCCCTCGTCGAacaataagaagaagaagaagggcaagaaatAG
- a CDS encoding nuclear cap-binding protein subunit 3 domain-containing protein — protein sequence MDLDIDMDDAAVGEAFQDGNDIHEHIPQGDDILVPDEPEEPGEVADDGEAKEDDASNTIVPTKIHIRGLDNLHTDDIKTYVKAHYGNVDKVEWIDDSTANLVFNSEPTARDAIVALSAIDISDATALSIGEIIPAKPFDGKPETSLQVRFATLADKKQAGAALRSRYYLLHPEHDPEERRRRYQENRSRYRDRDRDRDRDNRGNGGRRRRYSDEEVETFEASMYDDAPQSSRDDRPEARGNNRGKELFADRAVGRSSTRRDRSASPRRDDDGDAAMDGLASSSGNRTQARSIRGRLASEARSKELFPTKPSNRGGQLDQLEKAIGSARLKEEDMPKIVARPDEPAGEGLNIRGVANQRAQGKDGGFSIKGAANARELFPGKFGAGNAGKELLDINRSKKRQKAEDLFS from the coding sequence ATGGATTTGGACATTGATATGgacgatgccgccgttggcGAGGCCTTTCAGGACGGCAACGATATTCACGAGCACATCCCGCAAGGCGACGATATCCTGGTCCCAGATGAGCCAGAAGAGCCAGGCGAGGTAGcggatgatggagaagccaaagaagacgacgcGTCAAACACCATTGTCCCTACAAAGATTCACATCAGAGGCCTAGACAACCTACATACAGACGATATAAAAACATACGTCAAGGCTCATTACGGAAATGTGGACAAGGTGGAATGGATTGACGACAGCACAGCGAATCTCGTCTTCAACTCCGAACCCACCGCCCGCGATGCCATCGTTGCCCTGAGTGCTATTGACATTTCAGATGCGACCGCTTTGAGCATTGGCGAGATCATTCCCGCAAAGCCATTCGATGGAAAGCCCGAAACTTCTCTACAAGTTCGCTTCGCGACCCTAGCCGACAAGAAGCAGGCCGGCGCCGCCCTTCGCAGCCGATATTACCTCCTCCATCCCGAACACGACCCTGAAGAAAGGCGGAGACGATATCAGGAAAACCGCTCTCGCTACCGTGACCGCGATCGCGATCGCGATCGCGACAACCGAGGAAACGGAGGACGTCGAAGACGTTATTcggatgaagaggttgagaCATTCGAGGCGAGCATGTACGACGATGCGCCGCAGTCTTCTCGGGATGATAGACCCGAAGCTCGAGGAAACAATCGCGGCAAGGAGCTATTCGCAGATCGCGCAGTGGGGCGATCAAGCACCAGAAGAGACAGATCTGCATCTCCGCGccgcgacgacgacggagaCGCAGCAATGGACGGCCTCGCCAGTTCCTCAGGGAACAGGACACAGGCGCGGTCCATCAGGGGCCGCCTCGCAAGCGAAGCCAGGTCGAAAGAGCTCTTCCCTACCAAGCCGTCTAACAGAGGCGGGCAGCTGGATCAGCTCGAAAAGGCCATTGGCTCAGCCCGGCTGAAAGAGGAGGACATGCCCAAGATCGTTGCCAGGCCAGACGAGCCAGCCGGCGAGGGCCTCAACATTCGAGGCGTCGCCAATCAGCGCGCCCAGGGCAAGGACGGCGGCTTCTCTATCAAGGGAGCTGCTAATGCCCGCGAGCTGTTTCCCGGCAAGTTTGGAGCGGGCAATGCGGGCAAGGAACTGTTGGATATAAACCgatcgaagaagagacaaaaggCGGAAGACTTGTTCTCATAG
- a CDS encoding HMGL-like domain-containing protein, with product MCGTDAPDAAAGPVSNGSHASKANPASSPYQNVNDFISNVARFKIIESTLREGEQFANAFFDTETKIKIAKALPVSSPQSYEDCKTICGLGLKAKILTHVRCNMEDAKKAVECGVDGVDLVIGTSSFLQKYSHGKSIAIIKETALEVIQYVKSQGVEVRFSSEDSFRSDLVDLLTLYKAVDQAGVNRVGVADTVGGATPRMVYDLIRTLRGVVSCDIETHFHDDTGCAVANAHSALEAGATHIDTSVLGIGERNGITPLGALMARMVVTAPDYVINKYNLKALKEVEELVASAVQINIPFNNPITGFCAFTHKAGIHAKAILANPSTYEIIDPAIFGLTRYISINSRITGWNAIRARCEQLGLKMTDDEVKEVTAKIKQMADIRPLAIDDTDSILHSYHIELQKKQAQQV from the exons ATGTGTGGTACAGACGCCCCCGACGCCGCCGCTGGTCCCGTGTCCAACGGGTCGCATGCCAGCAAGGCCAACCCAGCGAGCTCTCCCTACCAGAACGTCAacgacttcatctccaatgtcGCCCGATTCAAGATTATCGAGAG CACTCTTCGTGAGGGCGAACAGTTTGCTAATGCCTTTTTTGATACGGAAACCAAGATTAAGAT CGCCAAAGCTCT TCCTGTGTCTTCTCCTCAGTCATATGAGGATTGTAAGACTATCTGCGGGCTTGGCCTGAAG GCCAAGATTCTCACTC ACGTGCGATGCAACATGGAAGACGCCAAGAAGGCCGTCGAGTGTGGTGTTGACGGCGTCGACCTCGTCATTGGTACTTCCAGCTTCCTACAAAAGTACAGCCACGGAAAGAGTATCGCTATTATCAAGGAGACTGCCCTGGAAGTGATTCAGTATGTCAAGAGCCAGGGCGTAGAGGTCCGCTTCTCTTCAGAGGACTCGTTCCGAAGTGACCTCGTCGACCTCCTCACTCTCTACAAGGCTGTCGATCAGGCTGGAGTTAACCGAGT CGGTGTTGCCGATACTGTTGGAGGAGCTACCCCCCGAATGGTCTACGATCTCATCCGAACGCTGCGAG GCGTCGTGAGCTGTGATATCG AAACGCATTTCCACGACGACACCGGCTGCGCTGTCGCTAATGCTCACTCCGCTCTCGAGGCTGGAGCAACCCACATTGACACGA GTGTTTTGGGCATTGGTGAACGCAATGGCATCACTCCTCT CGGCGCCCTGATGGCTCGTATGGTCGTGACTGCTCCCGACTATGTCATTAACAAGTACAACCTCAAGGCGCtcaaggaggttgaggagctggTTGCCTCTGCTGTCCAAATCAACATTCCA TTTAACAACCCCATCACCG GATTCTGCGCCTTTACACACAAGGCTGGTATCCACGCCAAGG CTATTTTGGCGAACCCTTCGACCTACGAGATTATTGACCCCGCCATCTTCGGCTTGACCCGCTACATTTCAATCAACTCAAGAATTACTGGCTGGAACGCGATACGTGCTCGTTGCGAGCAATTAGGACTCAAGATGACGGACGACGAGGTCAAGGAAGT GACTGCCAAGATCAAGCAGATGGCCGATATCAGACCACTTGCTATCGACGACACAGACTCAATTTTGCACTCTTACCACATAGAgttgcagaagaagcaggcgCAGCAAGTGTAG